One genomic window of bacterium includes the following:
- a CDS encoding septum site-determining protein MinC — protein MNEVLLTKQSVSASLLAEEILIDLSSTGSFENILFELTNIIEQTNLRGKNVKINFGDLSLTQNMLLSLHAVLKGYEMNIKMIFSSSIETKIAAVEAGLTVSGEKIETKKQNVSSEPTTVEQKDEDKLVTAMNNVLSESQEIVKENTLYIKQTLRSGQKIEHEGNIVIIGDCKAGSEIVATGDITIWGVLGGIAHAGSKGDINAKIRAFRINAIQLRIAALLARKPDAVELEKTDKHNQFTPEEAKINNGEIVIYTDY, from the coding sequence ATGAATGAGGTTTTATTGACAAAGCAATCTGTGTCAGCTTCATTATTAGCAGAAGAAATTTTAATTGACCTAAGTTCTACAGGTTCTTTTGAAAATATATTGTTTGAACTTACCAATATTATTGAACAAACCAACCTTCGTGGTAAAAATGTAAAAATAAATTTTGGAGATTTATCTCTTACTCAAAACATGCTTTTAAGCCTGCATGCAGTCTTAAAAGGTTATGAAATGAATATAAAAATGATTTTTTCAAGTTCAATTGAAACAAAAATAGCCGCTGTAGAAGCCGGTCTAACTGTTTCAGGCGAAAAAATTGAAACAAAAAAACAAAATGTTTCCTCTGAACCAACAACAGTAGAACAAAAAGACGAAGACAAACTCGTTACGGCAATGAACAACGTACTTTCTGAAAGTCAGGAAATTGTAAAAGAAAATACTTTATACATAAAACAAACCTTAAGATCCGGTCAAAAGATTGAACACGAGGGAAACATTGTTATTATAGGCGATTGCAAAGCAGGTTCTGAGATTGTAGCAACAGGCGACATTACGATATGGGGAGTTTTGGGCGGGATCGCCCATGCCGGATCAAAGGGCGATATTAATGCTAAAATAAGAGCTTTCAGAATTAACGCTATTCAACTCAGAATAGCAGCTTTACTTGCAAGAAAGCCTGATGCTGTTGAATTAGAAAAAACTGATAAACACAATCAATTTACTCCGGAAGAAGCAAAAATTAATAACGGAGAAATTGTTATTTATACAGATTACTAA
- the minE gene encoding cell division topological specificity factor MinE: MKLLDKKLTDKINDMISEIVTTCNKILSTDTKVEANNTSFNSKDEACNRLKLVLMHDRSQLSPAQMQQMRDELVEVISRYVEIDREALDLCLEAESNTIALVANIPILRHK, translated from the coding sequence ATGAAATTACTTGATAAAAAATTAACCGATAAAATCAATGATATGATCAGTGAAATAGTTACCACTTGTAACAAAATATTATCCACTGATACAAAAGTAGAAGCCAATAATACTTCTTTTAACAGCAAAGACGAAGCCTGCAACAGACTTAAATTAGTTCTTATGCATGACAGAAGCCAACTTTCTCCGGCTCAAATGCAGCAGATGAGAGATGAGCTTGTAGAAGTTATTTCTCGTTATGTAGAGATTGACAGGGAAGCTCTTGATCTTTGTCTCGAAGCAGAGTCAAATACTATTGCACTGGTGGCAAATATTCCTATTCTTAGGCACAA
- the minD gene encoding septum site-determining protein MinD: MSGRVIVVTSGKGGVGKTTSTANIGTALAKNGAKVVMIDTDIGLRNLDLLMGLENRIVYTLIDVIEEKCKLQQALVKDKKNPNLALLAAAQTRDKSAASPEQMVQICNQLKEEFDFVMVDCPAGIEQGFQNAIAGANEAIIITTPEMSAVRDADRIIGLLESKEDILNYKLVLNRVRPKMIQSNDMLGVNDVTDILSVKLLGVIPEDENIIISTNRGEPIVNMENTKAGTAYMNIAKRIMGEEIEIPDFETPPPTFMDRVKNFFLATANS; this comes from the coding sequence ATGAGCGGAAGAGTCATCGTAGTAACATCAGGGAAGGGTGGGGTCGGTAAAACCACATCAACCGCAAATATAGGTACTGCTTTAGCCAAAAATGGCGCTAAAGTTGTTATGATTGATACTGATATCGGATTAAGAAACCTTGACCTTTTAATGGGTCTGGAAAACAGAATAGTTTACACACTTATTGATGTAATAGAAGAAAAATGTAAACTTCAACAGGCGCTTGTAAAAGATAAGAAAAATCCAAACCTTGCACTACTTGCTGCTGCTCAAACAAGAGATAAATCGGCCGCAAGTCCCGAGCAAATGGTTCAAATTTGCAATCAATTGAAAGAAGAATTTGATTTTGTTATGGTTGACTGTCCTGCGGGAATAGAACAGGGCTTCCAAAATGCAATAGCCGGTGCTAATGAAGCTATAATTATTACAACTCCTGAAATGTCAGCGGTTAGAGATGCTGACAGAATTATAGGACTTCTCGAATCAAAAGAAGATATTTTAAACTACAAACTGGTTCTTAACAGAGTAAGACCCAAAATGATTCAATCAAACGATATGTTGGGTGTTAATGATGTAACTGATATTCTTTCAGTGAAGCTTCTTGGAGTTATTCCTGAAGATGAAAACATTATTATAAGCACAAACAGAGGCGAACCTATTGTCAACATGGAAAACACTAAAGCCGGTACAGCGTATATGAACATTGCAAAAAGAATTATGGGTGAAGAAATAGAAATTCCTGATTTCGAAACGCCACCTCCCACTTTTATGGACAGAGTGAAGAATTTCTTCTTAGCAACAGCGAATTCATAG